The Paenibacillus tianjinensis genome has a window encoding:
- a CDS encoding radical SAM/SPASM domain-containing protein produces MKTFKKVYIEITSVCNLACSFCPPTERQKNFMKPDTFSTILDEIKPHSNHIYLHVKGEPLLHPKIGELLDIADAKGFKVNITTNGTLIHKAGPKIIGKPALRQMNFSLHSFDGHEGSENREGYLKEIISFVQEASAQGVIISFRLWNLTEDNQTNLTRSRNRETLAVLEEAFNLDFKIEEKVVPGSGVRIAPRIYLNQDHEFKWPALHEPEDDGKGFCHALRSQAAVLVDGTVVPCCLDGEGVINLGNIHERPFSEIVEGERANNLFYGFSRREAVEELCRKCGYRQRFGT; encoded by the coding sequence TTGAAGACTTTTAAAAAGGTGTACATCGAGATTACAAGCGTCTGCAACCTGGCTTGCAGCTTCTGCCCGCCAACCGAGCGGCAGAAGAACTTCATGAAGCCGGATACCTTCAGTACTATTCTTGATGAGATTAAACCGCACAGTAATCATATCTATCTTCATGTCAAGGGCGAGCCGCTGCTGCATCCGAAGATTGGTGAGCTGCTGGACATTGCAGATGCCAAAGGCTTCAAGGTCAATATCACGACCAACGGAACGCTGATCCATAAGGCGGGGCCGAAAATTATCGGCAAGCCGGCGCTGCGCCAGATGAATTTCTCCCTGCACAGCTTTGACGGGCACGAAGGCTCGGAGAACCGGGAGGGGTATTTGAAGGAGATTATTTCTTTTGTGCAGGAAGCTTCGGCGCAAGGGGTCATCATCTCCTTCCGGCTCTGGAATCTGACGGAGGACAACCAGACCAATCTGACGCGGAGCCGCAATCGCGAGACGCTGGCTGTGCTGGAGGAGGCGTTCAATCTGGACTTCAAGATTGAGGAGAAGGTCGTTCCGGGCAGCGGCGTCCGCATTGCGCCGCGTATCTATCTGAACCAGGACCACGAGTTCAAATGGCCGGCACTGCATGAGCCGGAGGATGACGGCAAAGGCTTCTGCCACGCGCTGCGCAGCCAGGCGGCGGTGCTGGTGGACGGCACGGTGGTGCCGTGCTGTCTGGATGGCGAGGGGGTTATCAATCTCGGCAACATCCATGAGCGGCCGTTCTCCGAGATTGTCGAAGGCGAGCGGGCCAACAATCTGTTCTACGGCTTCTCCCGCAGGGAAGCTGTAGAGGAGCTGTGCCGCAAGTGCGGGTACCGGCAACGGTTCGGCACGTAG
- a CDS encoding Ig-like domain-containing protein produces MQAAGSSFSGDSDYFVTFKIKVADINTAMAGKGITVTATSPLQYIIGTAAQDNSFNQDIAGTQGISTNDTTTWKDLGVFSPPVNVTGTILNTAPSAAADTLTVAENGSGSVTVTANDTDAENGLDPSTVAIKTQPSHGTVTVGANGQVTYTPNAGYSGSDSFTYTVKDTDGAESNPATVSVTVTAAPIPNTAPSAAADTLTVAENGSGSVTVTANDTDAENGLDPSTVAIKTQPSHGTVTVGANGQVTYTPNAGYSGSDSFTYTVKDTEGAESNPATVSVTVTAAPILNTAPSAAADTLTVAENGSGSVTVTANDTDAENGLVLSSVTLKTPASHGTVTVGANGQVTYTPNEGYSGSDSFTYTVKDTDGAESNPATVSVTVTSAPILNTAPSAVADTLTVAENGSGSVTVTANDTDAENGLDPSTVAIKMQPSHGTVTVGANGQVTYTPNAGYSGSDSFTYTVKDTDGAESNPATVSVTVTAANGVPAAIPQLVELNEGAGAVTVILEGTDRETITGLVYQITAQPSHGTLTLQSGNIYLYTPAPGFTSGTDSFSFTVTDGDGQSSPPVQVTIQMNKALNGWVGNKLEGDPSVVNAVPGYPLKFSAVSPLSAHEVKAIIGGGTVSLELANPATFLQDGYKRWENTGYLLTTPLAAGSYTVIFQAFKADGTPLPAETRLADNGFQVLAHSLALTASPDRIVGDGRSTTELTAVLTDSSGKPVPDTEVVFSVPSGLGTFVGADRVRTDAQGRAATTYRSADLSSNQEQKVRVEAEAIDLTKGLYAKDDILVTFQPAFISGVITRGAAGEKVAGANVRVTLDLNGDNIITPGVDFDETVVTGADGSYSLPVPKGNALYTIAVTQTVNVGGVLTPVTYTQTAVVGSVSGTGQESYDSTKTATGIILMKQPAGGTGTISGDLVKKTKVYLKDAATGLYILENGSPKAFPAQQNGVFSAEGLGLGTYVMEIRYEVEPGQEIIVQKSEVNVTANGEMNISEELIDPYGAITNSLTGIPVEGANVTLYYANTARNGSKGGKPVTLPAIPGFAPNDNASPEQISDAQGLYAYMVYPHTDYYLVVTKSGYETYTSPTIAVDLEIVRHDISLNPIRAAAIPGSSPVNATITPVVAVRLDRNLIEEGGTSAITVEYAQTGNGTLTGGTVTVTLPEGAVVVNADGGTVAGNTVTWPVGTLAPNQSGTHRIEVKWPQLSQAEQEYEVTAALSAGSQTQPAKAASSAKLKVFSSRYGELKHQRYILGYPDGQFKPAKSLTRAELAAIVARLTENAAHSGNKSYTDVPGSHWAAHYIMIATNQGYFSGYADGTFRPEAPVTRGELAAVMAKFLKLDLTAPASAHFTDLGGHWAANAIEQLYNSKFLSGYPDATFKPDLKITRVEAVTMINRMLYRGPLTGLEPQFPDVPATYWGFGDIQEATQSHESKREGDEEVWVKTLTSNEM; encoded by the coding sequence ATGCAGGCCGCGGGAAGCAGCTTCTCGGGGGACAGTGATTATTTTGTAACCTTCAAAATCAAGGTTGCAGACATTAATACGGCAATGGCGGGCAAGGGGATTACTGTGACTGCTACCTCCCCTCTGCAATATATTATCGGCACTGCTGCCCAGGACAACTCCTTCAACCAGGACATCGCGGGCACGCAGGGCATAAGTACTAATGATACTACGACGTGGAAGGATCTTGGGGTCTTTTCGCCCCCCGTCAATGTTACGGGTACGATCCTGAACACGGCGCCAAGTGCCGCAGCGGATACGCTGACCGTAGCCGAGAACGGCTCGGGAAGTGTAACAGTAACGGCAAACGATACGGATGCCGAGAACGGGCTTGACCCGTCGACGGTAGCGATCAAGACGCAGCCGTCACACGGTACGGTTACCGTAGGCGCGAACGGCCAGGTGACGTACACTCCGAACGCCGGCTACAGCGGCAGCGACAGCTTTACGTATACCGTTAAGGATACGGACGGAGCGGAATCGAACCCGGCCACAGTGAGCGTGACGGTGACAGCAGCTCCGATTCCGAACACGGCGCCAAGCGCCGCAGCGGATACGCTGACCGTAGCCGAGAACGGCTCGGGAAGCGTAACGGTAACGGCAAACGATACGGATGCCGAGAACGGGCTTGACCCGTCGACGGTAGCGATCAAGACGCAGCCATCACACGGTACGGTTACCGTAGGCGCGAACGGCCAGGTGACGTACACGCCGAACGCTGGCTACAGCGGCAGCGACAGCTTCACGTATACCGTTAAGGACACGGAAGGAGCGGAATCCAACCCGGCCACGGTGAGCGTGACGGTGACAGCAGCTCCGATCCTGAACACGGCGCCAAGTGCCGCAGCGGATACGCTGACCGTAGCCGAGAACGGCTCGGGAAGTGTAACAGTAACGGCGAACGATACGGATGCCGAGAACGGGCTTGTGCTTTCCTCGGTAACACTTAAGACACCAGCGTCGCACGGTACGGTTACCGTAGGCGCGAACGGCCAGGTGACGTACACGCCGAACGAGGGCTATAGCGGCAGCGACAGCTTTACGTATACCGTTAAGGATACGGACGGAGCGGAATCCAACCCGGCCACGGTGAGCGTGACGGTGACGTCAGCTCCGATCCTGAACACGGCGCCAAGCGCCGTAGCGGATACGCTGACCGTAGCCGAGAACGGCTCGGGAAGTGTAACAGTAACGGCGAACGATACGGATGCCGAGAACGGGCTTGACCCGTCGACGGTAGCGATCAAGATGCAGCCATCGCACGGTACGGTTACTGTAGGCGCGAACGGCCAGGTGACGTACACGCCGAACGCTGGCTACAGCGGCAGCGACAGCTTCACGTATACCGTTAAGGATACGGACGGAGCGGAATCCAACCCGGCCACGGTGAGCGTGACGGTGACAGCAGCCAACGGAGTTCCTGCGGCTATACCGCAGCTCGTTGAGCTCAACGAAGGGGCCGGAGCAGTAACGGTTATTCTTGAAGGCACCGACCGCGAAACGATCACCGGACTGGTCTACCAGATCACCGCTCAGCCGTCACATGGTACCCTTACCTTACAAAGCGGCAATATCTATCTGTACACACCGGCCCCGGGCTTTACATCGGGTACGGACAGTTTCAGCTTCACCGTGACGGACGGGGATGGCCAGAGTAGTCCGCCGGTTCAGGTGACGATTCAGATGAACAAGGCGCTGAACGGCTGGGTCGGCAATAAGCTTGAAGGCGATCCGTCTGTCGTGAATGCAGTGCCCGGCTATCCGCTGAAGTTCTCGGCCGTTAGCCCGCTGTCGGCCCATGAGGTCAAGGCAATTATCGGAGGCGGCACTGTCAGCCTTGAGTTAGCCAATCCTGCTACCTTCCTTCAGGACGGCTACAAACGGTGGGAGAATACGGGCTATCTGCTTACCACACCGCTGGCCGCAGGTTCTTATACGGTAATATTCCAGGCGTTTAAGGCCGATGGCACGCCGCTGCCCGCCGAGACCCGCCTGGCCGATAACGGATTTCAGGTGCTGGCGCACTCACTGGCGCTGACAGCTTCGCCGGACCGGATTGTCGGTGACGGCCGCTCGACGACCGAGCTGACCGCCGTGCTGACTGACAGTAGCGGCAAACCCGTACCGGACACCGAGGTTGTGTTCTCGGTCCCGTCAGGCCTGGGTACGTTCGTTGGAGCTGACCGGGTACGGACGGATGCCCAAGGCCGGGCGGCAACGACTTACCGCTCGGCTGACCTCTCCTCCAATCAGGAGCAGAAAGTACGGGTTGAGGCCGAAGCAATTGACCTGACAAAAGGACTATATGCGAAGGACGATATTCTGGTTACCTTCCAGCCGGCATTCATCAGCGGGGTTATCACCCGCGGTGCCGCGGGCGAGAAGGTCGCCGGCGCGAATGTACGGGTAACGCTAGATCTAAACGGCGATAACATCATTACACCTGGCGTTGATTTTGACGAGACCGTGGTGACGGGCGCAGACGGATCTTACTCGCTGCCGGTGCCGAAGGGCAATGCGCTGTACACCATCGCAGTGACACAGACAGTAAATGTAGGCGGAGTTTTAACACCGGTGACATATACTCAAACGGCGGTAGTCGGCTCGGTCAGCGGTACCGGTCAGGAGAGCTACGATTCAACGAAAACAGCAACCGGCATCATCCTGATGAAGCAGCCGGCAGGCGGCACCGGAACGATATCCGGAGACCTGGTAAAGAAGACGAAAGTGTATTTGAAAGACGCGGCAACGGGTCTCTATATTCTGGAGAACGGATCACCTAAGGCCTTCCCGGCCCAGCAGAACGGTGTATTCAGCGCCGAAGGGCTGGGGCTCGGCACATACGTGATGGAGATCCGCTATGAAGTCGAGCCTGGACAGGAGATTATTGTCCAGAAGAGCGAAGTGAACGTTACGGCCAACGGGGAAATGAATATTTCAGAGGAGCTGATCGACCCGTACGGTGCGATTACGAACAGCTTGACGGGAATCCCGGTGGAAGGCGCGAACGTGACCTTGTACTATGCCAATACAGCGCGCAACGGCAGCAAGGGCGGTAAGCCCGTAACGCTGCCGGCAATCCCGGGCTTTGCACCTAACGACAACGCGAGCCCTGAGCAAATCAGTGACGCGCAGGGTCTATACGCCTACATGGTCTATCCGCATACGGATTATTATCTGGTTGTGACCAAGTCCGGCTATGAGACCTATACCAGCCCGACAATCGCGGTGGATTTGGAAATTGTCCGCCATGATATCTCGCTGAATCCGATAAGAGCAGCCGCCATCCCGGGTTCCTCACCGGTTAATGCAACCATCACACCGGTGGTGGCAGTCCGTTTGGACCGGAACCTGATTGAAGAGGGCGGGACCTCGGCCATTACGGTCGAATACGCCCAGACTGGAAACGGAACACTGACCGGCGGTACGGTTACGGTGACACTGCCGGAAGGCGCGGTAGTCGTAAATGCGGATGGCGGAACAGTAGCCGGCAATACGGTAACGTGGCCTGTCGGTACCCTGGCTCCGAACCAGAGCGGCACGCACCGGATTGAAGTGAAGTGGCCGCAGCTCAGCCAGGCGGAGCAGGAGTATGAGGTAACGGCTGCGCTGTCTGCCGGCAGCCAGACACAGCCGGCAAAAGCAGCATCCTCTGCCAAGCTGAAGGTATTCTCAAGCCGGTATGGCGAGCTGAAGCATCAACGCTACATCCTGGGTTACCCGGACGGGCAGTTTAAGCCGGCGAAGAGCCTGACACGCGCTGAGTTGGCGGCGATTGTCGCCCGGTTGACAGAGAACGCGGCTCACAGCGGCAATAAGTCATACACGGATGTGCCGGGCAGCCACTGGGCGGCGCACTATATCATGATCGCGACCAACCAAGGTTACTTCAGCGGCTATGCGGACGGTACCTTCCGTCCGGAAGCGCCGGTGACGCGTGGCGAGCTTGCGGCGGTCATGGCGAAGTTCCTGAAGCTAGACCTCACGGCGCCCGCTTCG